Proteins encoded within one genomic window of Sphingomonas cannabina:
- the lon gene encoding endopeptidase La, protein MKQSYPVLPLRDIVVFPHMIVPLFVGRDKSVAALEAAMAGDKEILLIAQLDPSEDDPGRDDLYDVGVTAEVMQLLKLPDGTVRVLVAGKERAKLETLEAAEGYLTATVSAVESDDTLEVASAELQALMRSVVEQFENYAKLNRKLPAETAVQLSELEEPSRLADAVAGNIAVKVADKQALLVETDPQKRLEMVFAFMEGELGVLQVEKKIRSRVKRQMEKTQREYYLNEQLKAIQRELGNEGEDGDGNEVAELTQKIATLKLSKEARTKATAELKKLKTMAPMSAEATVVRNYLDVLLGLPWGKKSKIKKDIAAAQAILDEDHYALEKVKDRIIEYLAVQARTNKLKGPILCLVGPPGVGKTSLGKSIAKATGREFIRQSLGGVRDEAEIRGHRRTYIGSLPGKIVTNLRKAGTSNPLFLLDEIDKLGQDFRGDPASALLEVLDPEQNNKFNDHYLEIDIDLSDVMFVTTANTLNLPQPLLDRMEIIRLEGYTEDEKVEIAERHLIAKQVEAHGLKEGEFTLTQEGLRALIQRYTREAGVRTLEREIAKLARKALRRILEGKAESVTITPDNLAEFAGVQKFRHGLGEEEHQIGAVTGLAWTEVGGELLTIESVTVPGKGAIKTTGKLGDVMKESVEAAFSFVKARSPSYGIKPSLFGRKDIHVHLPEGAVPKDGPSAGIGLVTSIVSTLTGIPVRKDVAMTGEVTLRGRVLPIGGLKEKLLAALRGGIKTVLIPVENEKDLAEIPNNILEGLEIVPVKHVDEVLRLALVEPVTPIDWSEADELATQPPQGVPPAGEALHH, encoded by the coding sequence ATGAAACAGTCCTACCCCGTTCTTCCCCTGCGCGACATCGTCGTCTTCCCCCATATGATCGTGCCGCTGTTCGTTGGCCGCGACAAGTCGGTCGCGGCCCTCGAAGCCGCGATGGCGGGGGACAAGGAGATCCTGCTGATCGCCCAGCTCGATCCGTCCGAGGACGATCCGGGCCGCGACGACCTCTATGATGTCGGCGTCACCGCGGAGGTGATGCAGCTCCTCAAGCTGCCCGATGGCACCGTGCGCGTGCTGGTCGCGGGCAAGGAGCGCGCAAAGCTCGAGACGCTGGAGGCGGCCGAGGGCTACCTCACCGCGACGGTGAGCGCGGTCGAGAGCGACGACACGCTCGAGGTGGCCAGCGCAGAGCTCCAGGCGCTGATGCGCTCGGTGGTCGAGCAGTTCGAGAATTACGCCAAGCTCAACCGCAAGCTGCCGGCCGAGACCGCGGTGCAGCTGTCCGAGCTCGAGGAGCCGTCGCGCCTCGCCGACGCGGTCGCGGGCAACATCGCGGTCAAGGTCGCCGACAAGCAGGCGCTGCTGGTCGAGACCGACCCACAGAAGCGGCTGGAGATGGTGTTCGCCTTCATGGAGGGCGAGCTCGGCGTGCTGCAGGTCGAGAAGAAGATCCGCTCGCGCGTCAAGCGCCAGATGGAGAAGACCCAGCGCGAATATTACCTCAACGAGCAGCTGAAGGCGATCCAGCGCGAGCTCGGCAACGAGGGCGAGGACGGCGACGGCAACGAGGTCGCCGAGCTGACCCAGAAGATCGCGACGCTCAAGCTGTCGAAGGAGGCGCGGACCAAGGCGACCGCCGAGCTCAAGAAGCTCAAGACGATGGCGCCGATGAGCGCCGAGGCGACGGTGGTGCGCAACTACCTCGACGTGCTGCTGGGGCTGCCGTGGGGCAAGAAGTCCAAGATCAAGAAGGACATCGCCGCCGCACAGGCGATCCTCGACGAGGACCATTACGCGCTGGAGAAGGTCAAGGACCGGATCATCGAATATCTCGCGGTCCAGGCGCGCACCAACAAGCTCAAGGGGCCGATTCTGTGCCTCGTCGGCCCGCCCGGCGTCGGCAAGACGTCGCTCGGCAAGAGCATCGCCAAGGCCACCGGCCGCGAATTTATCCGTCAATCTTTAGGCGGTGTGCGCGATGAAGCAGAAATTCGGGGCCACCGCCGCACCTACATCGGCTCGCTGCCGGGCAAGATCGTGACCAACCTGCGCAAGGCCGGCACGTCGAACCCGCTGTTCCTGCTCGACGAGATCGACAAGCTCGGCCAGGATTTCCGCGGCGATCCCGCCTCGGCGCTGCTCGAGGTGCTGGACCCGGAGCAGAACAACAAGTTCAATGACCATTATCTGGAGATCGACATCGATCTTTCGGATGTGATGTTCGTGACGACGGCGAACACGCTCAACCTGCCGCAGCCGCTGCTCGACCGCATGGAGATCATCCGGCTCGAGGGCTATACCGAGGACGAGAAGGTCGAGATCGCCGAGCGTCACCTGATCGCCAAGCAGGTCGAGGCGCACGGGCTCAAGGAGGGTGAGTTCACGTTGACCCAGGAGGGCCTGCGCGCGCTCATCCAGCGCTACACCCGCGAGGCGGGCGTGCGCACGCTGGAGCGCGAGATCGCCAAGCTCGCCCGCAAAGCGCTGCGCCGCATCCTGGAAGGGAAGGCGGAGAGCGTGACGATCACGCCGGACAATCTCGCCGAGTTCGCGGGCGTCCAGAAGTTCCGCCACGGCCTCGGCGAGGAGGAGCATCAGATCGGTGCTGTCACCGGGCTCGCCTGGACCGAGGTCGGCGGCGAGTTGCTGACGATCGAGAGCGTGACCGTGCCCGGCAAGGGCGCGATCAAGACGACCGGCAAGCTCGGCGACGTGATGAAGGAATCGGTCGAGGCCGCCTTCAGCTTCGTCAAGGCGCGCTCGCCGAGCTACGGCATCAAGCCGAGCCTGTTCGGCCGCAAGGACATCCACGTCCATCTGCCCGAGGGCGCGGTGCCCAAGGACGGGCCGTCGGCGGGCATCGGCCTGGTCACCTCGATCGTGTCGACTTTGACCGGCATTCCGGTGCGCAAGGATGTGGCGATGACCGGCGAGGTGACGCTGCGCGGCCGCGTGCTGCCGATCGGCGGGCTCAAGGAAAAGCTGCTCGCGGCGCTGCGCGGCGGCATCAAGACGGTGCTGATCCCGGTCGAGAATGAGAAGGATTTGGCGGAGATCCCGAACAACATCCTCGAAGGGCTCGAGATCGTTCCGGTCAAGCATGTCGACGAGGTGTTGCGTCTGGCGCTGGTCGAACCCGTCACGCCGATCGACTGGAGCGAGGCTGACGAGCTTGCTACGCAACCGCCGCAGGGCGTGCCGCCGGCGGGCGAGGCTTTGCACCACTGA
- a CDS encoding M1 family metallopeptidase, producing the protein MHLRSFAALALLTTSLTPQLAAAEKGKPEVTALTQRSGGPVDPEQAKLQLDTVDLAIEVFPDKETIAGTATLAFTAKAPLIRLLIDLDRNLPVSAIEIDGTPLKPGAWTNPEGRLFVTLPAPIPAGGKVTAKLTYGGTPHVAIRAPWDDGIVWAKTKDGQPWIATTSEGSGCDLFWPCLDMPSGEPERMDLHITVPKGLKAPSNGVLKGVDTLPDGRTTWNWSAKHPNTYAIALNIAPYELIEGDYKSRFGNTIRMQYWYLPGEEAQAKGLFAEFAPTLDFFETLIGPYPFGDEKMGVVETPHLGMEHQTINAYGNGYKKAAEGFDWLFQHEFSHEWFGNQLTAGNWDDYWLHEGYGAYMQPLYGLWREGQARYAAMMAAQRTGIRNKAPIVSGQIRTEEQVYDEDKGGPGGDIYNKGAWMLHTLRDLIGDKAFFEVTTRAVYGRPDPRPGNFKPRFGSTAEYRRIVNEVTGKDYGWFFDVYLSEAALPDLVESRSGDALTLAWKTPGDRPFPMPVEVQIGLDGPVKVVPMTGGSGTLAVPAGEHIIIDPAAKILRRSLAIEAVQAQRQAEAQ; encoded by the coding sequence ATGCATCTTCGCTCCTTCGCCGCGCTGGCGCTGCTCACCACCTCGCTGACCCCGCAGCTCGCCGCGGCCGAGAAGGGCAAGCCCGAGGTCACCGCGCTGACCCAGCGATCGGGCGGGCCGGTCGATCCCGAGCAGGCGAAGCTGCAGCTCGACACGGTCGACCTCGCGATCGAGGTGTTTCCCGACAAGGAGACGATCGCCGGCACCGCCACCCTCGCCTTCACCGCCAAGGCGCCGCTGATCCGGCTGCTGATCGACCTCGACCGCAACCTGCCGGTCAGCGCGATCGAGATCGACGGCACGCCGCTGAAGCCCGGCGCCTGGACCAACCCGGAAGGGCGCCTGTTCGTCACCCTGCCGGCGCCGATTCCCGCCGGCGGCAAGGTCACGGCCAAGCTCACCTATGGCGGCACCCCGCACGTCGCGATCCGCGCGCCCTGGGACGACGGCATCGTCTGGGCGAAGACGAAGGACGGCCAGCCGTGGATCGCCACCACCAGCGAGGGGTCGGGCTGCGACCTGTTCTGGCCCTGCCTCGACATGCCGAGCGGCGAGCCGGAGCGGATGGACCTCCACATCACCGTGCCCAAGGGGCTCAAGGCGCCCTCCAACGGCGTGCTCAAAGGGGTCGACACGCTGCCCGACGGCCGCACCACCTGGAACTGGAGCGCCAAGCACCCCAACACCTATGCGATCGCGCTCAACATCGCGCCCTATGAGCTGATCGAGGGCGACTACAAGAGCCGTTTCGGCAACACGATCAGGATGCAATATTGGTATCTGCCGGGCGAGGAGGCGCAGGCCAAAGGGCTGTTCGCCGAGTTCGCACCGACGCTCGATTTCTTCGAAACGCTGATCGGCCCATACCCGTTCGGCGACGAGAAGATGGGGGTGGTCGAGACGCCGCATCTCGGCATGGAGCACCAGACGATCAACGCCTATGGCAACGGCTACAAGAAGGCGGCGGAGGGCTTCGACTGGCTGTTCCAGCACGAGTTCAGCCACGAATGGTTCGGCAACCAGCTCACCGCCGGCAACTGGGACGATTACTGGCTGCACGAGGGCTATGGCGCGTACATGCAGCCGCTCTACGGCCTGTGGCGCGAAGGCCAGGCCCGCTACGCCGCGATGATGGCGGCCCAGCGCACCGGCATCCGCAACAAGGCGCCGATCGTCTCCGGCCAGATCCGCACCGAGGAACAGGTCTATGACGAGGACAAGGGCGGTCCCGGCGGCGACATCTACAACAAGGGCGCGTGGATGCTCCACACGCTGAGGGACCTGATCGGCGACAAGGCCTTCTTCGAAGTGACCACCCGCGCCGTCTATGGCCGCCCCGATCCCCGGCCGGGCAACTTCAAGCCGCGGTTCGGATCGACCGCGGAATACCGCCGGATCGTCAACGAGGTGACCGGAAAGGATTATGGCTGGTTCTTCGACGTCTATCTGAGCGAGGCCGCGCTGCCCGATCTGGTCGAGAGCCGCAGTGGCGACGCGCTGACGCTCGCCTGGAAGACGCCGGGCGACCGCCCCTTCCCGATGCCGGTCGAGGTGCAGATCGGCCTGGACGGACCGGTCAAGGTCGTGCCGATGACCGGCGGCAGCGGCACGCTGGCGGTTCCCGCTGGCGAGCACATCATCATCGATCCCGCCGCGAAGATCCTCCGCCGCTCGCTCGCGATCGAGGCCGTGCAGGCGCAGCGGCAGGCGGAGGCGCAATAG
- a CDS encoding FAD-dependent monooxygenase, with the protein MHDPYPDPYDVVIAGAGPVGLFLACELRLSGLSVLILEQGEDPHSPLKRLPFGMRGLSAPTLEAFYRRGLLDDIVTAQRANDDAGGRTPAEAHWMQQPRRPGGHFAGIQFYHDDIDTSAWRYRLPSPAGTGMAVEMETLESVLAARAIAMGVEIRRGMAVEGFDPSDEEVTVRAAGQTFRGRWLVGCDGGRSTVRKTGGFGFAGTDPEFTGYSIDVEMADPDGLRPGRHYTPTGMYTYARPGVIAMVDFDGGAFHRTRPVTLDHVQAVLRRVSGTDITLTALRLATTWTDRACQATAYRRGRVLLAGDAAHIHSPLGGQGLNLGLGDAMNLGWKLAATIRGDAPAGLLDSYMTERHPVGAQVLDWSRAQVALMRPTPSTRALESIIRDLIETRDGATYFAERVWGVSLRYDLGGNHPLVGRSVPDFELADGTRVGDLLTEGKGLFLDFDPRAPLQALARRWKGRIAYIAADAKDRLGLSAVLVRPDGFVAWASEAAAADEDAARAALRWFGQPEAHRPA; encoded by the coding sequence ATGCACGATCCCTATCCCGACCCCTATGATGTCGTAATCGCCGGAGCCGGCCCCGTCGGCCTGTTTCTCGCTTGTGAGCTGCGCCTCTCCGGCCTCTCGGTCCTGATTCTGGAGCAAGGCGAGGACCCGCACTCTCCCTTGAAGCGACTTCCGTTCGGGATGCGCGGCCTTTCTGCGCCCACCCTCGAAGCCTTTTACCGTCGCGGATTGCTGGACGACATCGTCACAGCCCAGCGCGCGAACGATGACGCGGGGGGCCGCACCCCGGCTGAGGCACATTGGATGCAGCAGCCGCGCCGTCCCGGAGGCCATTTCGCCGGCATCCAGTTCTATCACGACGACATCGATACTTCGGCATGGCGATATCGCCTGCCGAGCCCGGCCGGCACCGGCATGGCGGTCGAGATGGAGACACTCGAATCCGTTCTGGCCGCGCGAGCCATTGCGATGGGGGTCGAGATCCGGCGCGGCATGGCCGTCGAGGGCTTCGATCCTTCGGACGAGGAGGTGACCGTCCGCGCCGCCGGACAGACCTTCCGGGGACGCTGGCTCGTCGGCTGTGACGGCGGCCGCAGCACGGTGCGCAAAACGGGCGGCTTCGGATTCGCCGGCACCGATCCCGAGTTCACCGGCTATTCCATCGATGTCGAGATGGCCGATCCGGACGGGCTTCGCCCGGGGCGCCACTATACGCCGACGGGCATGTATACCTATGCACGGCCAGGGGTGATCGCGATGGTAGACTTCGACGGCGGCGCCTTCCACCGAACCCGTCCGGTCACGCTTGACCATGTGCAGGCAGTGCTGCGCCGCGTTTCGGGCACGGATATTACCCTGACGGCCCTCCGGCTCGCCACCACCTGGACGGATCGTGCCTGCCAGGCGACGGCCTATCGCAGGGGACGGGTGCTGCTCGCGGGCGATGCCGCGCATATCCATTCTCCTCTCGGAGGCCAGGGGCTCAATCTGGGGCTCGGCGACGCGATGAACCTGGGATGGAAGCTCGCCGCCACGATCCGCGGCGACGCACCGGCCGGCCTGCTCGACAGCTATATGACCGAGCGGCACCCGGTAGGGGCCCAGGTCCTCGACTGGTCGCGGGCCCAGGTCGCGCTCATGCGGCCGACGCCGAGCACCCGTGCGCTCGAATCGATCATCCGCGATCTCATCGAGACCCGTGACGGCGCGACCTACTTCGCCGAGCGCGTGTGGGGCGTTTCCCTCCGCTACGACCTAGGCGGCAACCATCCGCTGGTGGGCCGCAGCGTCCCCGATTTCGAACTGGCCGACGGGACGAGGGTCGGCGATCTGCTGACCGAAGGGAAAGGCTTGTTTCTGGACTTCGACCCTCGCGCGCCGCTTCAAGCCCTCGCAAGGCGCTGGAAGGGGCGGATCGCCTATATCGCGGCCGACGCCAAGGATCGGCTCGGCCTGAGCGCCGTGCTGGTGCGCCCCGACGGTTTCGTCGCCTGGGCCAGCGAGGCCGCCGCCGCCGATGAGGACGCCGCTCGGGCCGCTTTGCGATGGTTCGGCCAACCTGAGGCACATAGGCCCGCCTAG
- a CDS encoding DUF1003 domain-containing protein yields MNTTIRFLTQSWRRDGVRRDANELFAERLTFGERLADRVAAIGGSWGFIIGFGLFLGLWAVTNTVLLGMRAFDPFPFIFLNLMLSMLAALQAPIIMMSQNRQAAKDRFDARLDYETNLRAEAQIEALHEKIDALTETVMRLTLENKAA; encoded by the coding sequence ATGAACACCACCATCCGTTTCCTCACCCAGTCCTGGCGCCGCGACGGCGTGCGCCGCGACGCCAATGAGCTGTTCGCCGAGCGCCTGACCTTCGGCGAGCGCCTGGCCGACCGCGTCGCCGCGATCGGCGGTTCTTGGGGCTTCATCATCGGGTTCGGCCTGTTCCTCGGCCTGTGGGCGGTGACCAACACCGTCCTGCTCGGGATGCGGGCGTTCGACCCCTTCCCCTTCATCTTCCTCAACCTGATGCTGTCGATGCTCGCCGCGCTGCAGGCGCCGATCATCATGATGAGCCAGAACCGCCAGGCGGCGAAGGACCGGTTCGACGCGCGGCTCGACTATGAGACCAATTTGCGCGCCGAGGCGCAGATCGAGGCGCTGCACGAGAAGATCGACGCGCTCACCGAGACGGTGATGCGGCTGACCCTCGAGAACAAGGCCGCGTGA
- a CDS encoding magnesium transporter CorA family protein, whose protein sequence is MLTAFGRHHDRLVPIDIDTPGAAAPLWIDLDAPSDEEAALVAQRFGIAVPSRSDMDDIEPSSRLYREDGVAFMTVTVATGGDGKSPVTFALGREVLVTVRYADPTPFGNFVHRPLAADAAMSAETVMTGLVETIVDRIADTLEQIGGTLDGVSREVFAGGPSNPTAKTRDLQAILEQIGRAGDLLTRLRESLVGLNRLLSFHGAHAATSKPAREARARLKTVQRDVLSLTDHAGFLSAKVNFLLDATLGLINLEQNQIIKIFTVASVAFLPPTLIASLYGMNFEMMPELKWSLGYPFAIVLMVLSAAIPFAYFSRRGWL, encoded by the coding sequence ATGCTGACAGCCTTCGGCCGGCATCACGACCGGCTCGTTCCCATCGACATAGACACCCCCGGCGCCGCTGCGCCGCTCTGGATCGACCTCGACGCCCCCTCCGACGAAGAGGCGGCGCTCGTCGCGCAACGCTTCGGCATCGCCGTCCCGAGCCGCTCCGACATGGACGACATCGAGCCGTCCTCGCGCCTCTATCGCGAGGACGGCGTCGCGTTCATGACCGTGACCGTGGCGACCGGCGGCGACGGCAAGTCGCCCGTCACCTTCGCGCTCGGCCGCGAGGTGCTGGTGACGGTGCGCTATGCCGATCCCACGCCGTTCGGCAATTTTGTGCACCGGCCGCTCGCCGCCGATGCCGCGATGAGCGCCGAGACGGTGATGACCGGCCTCGTCGAGACGATCGTCGACCGCATCGCCGATACGCTGGAGCAGATCGGCGGGACGCTCGACGGGGTGTCGCGCGAGGTGTTCGCGGGCGGTCCCAGCAACCCGACCGCGAAGACCCGCGACCTCCAGGCCATTCTCGAGCAGATCGGCCGCGCGGGCGACCTGCTTACCCGGCTGCGCGAGAGCCTGGTCGGGCTCAACCGCCTGCTCAGCTTCCACGGTGCCCATGCCGCCACCTCGAAGCCGGCGCGCGAGGCGCGGGCGCGGCTCAAGACCGTCCAGCGCGACGTGCTGTCGCTGACCGATCATGCGGGCTTCCTGTCGGCCAAGGTCAACTTCCTGCTCGACGCGACGCTGGGGCTCATCAACCTCGAGCAGAACCAGATCATCAAGATCTTCACCGTCGCTTCGGTCGCTTTCCTGCCGCCGACGCTGATCGCGTCGCTCTACGGCATGAACTTCGAGATGATGCCGGAGCTCAAATGGAGCCTCGGCTATCCGTTCGCGATCGTGCTGATGGTGCTGTCGGCGGCGATCCCCTTCGCCTATTTCTCGCGCCGGGGGTGGCTGTGA